The Microbacterium sp. W4I20 genome segment TGCTTTCCTTTCGAATGGATAGAACTCAGGGGGATCGATGGTCACGACGACGCTGGTGACCGCTCTGACTTTTTGGTGCTGGGGGAGCTGCGGCGCGAGACGAGCGCTTCAGCAGACTGCGCCAGCAGCGCGGCCGACGTAGCGACTGTCCGCTGGGCGATGAGGCTATAAAGCAGGTCAGCGACAAAGAGCTGCGCGTGCCGGACAGCCAACGACCCGTGTCGGGACTGTCCACCCTCGACATGGGTGGTGAGCACGAGGTCAGCGCGCTGGGCGAGCGGCGACCCGGGGAAGCCGGTGAGGGCGACCGTGGTGGCGCCGCGATTCTTCGCGGCCGTCAGGGTGTCCACGACTTCTGTGGTGCGGCCACTCCTGGAGATGCCCAAGAAAACGTCCCCGGGCTCGAGGATCGAAGCGCTCATGAGCGCTGCATGAGTATCTGCGAATGCCCAGCACGGACGCCCGATGCGATGGAGCCGAAACTGCAGTTCCTGGGCCACGGTTGCGCTTCCGCCGGCACCGTAGACGTTGATTCGCTTTGCGCCGGTCATTACCTGAGCGACGTCGCTCAGCGAGGTGATCGACAGCTGCTCTGCGGTCTGCTCGAGCGCTAGAACGTCCGTACCCATGACTATCTGCGCCACTGTTGCGGCGGAGTCCCCTGGCTGGATCTCCAGCCCGAGGTCGCGGGTCCATGCTGTCTCATTCGAGCCGTACTCGGCCGCGAGCGCCAACTTGAGGGTCGCGAACCCCTTGACCCCGAGCTCTTGACTAAAGCGGGAGACGCTCGCTTTGGACACTCCGGCGAGTGCAGCTAGTTCAGCGCCGGAGCTGTTGAGCGCCAGAACCGGATCATCAAGGATCTGCTGGGCAATCGCGAGAGAGGCATCGCTCAGTCTCGGCATGATCGCTCGGATTCGTAGCGAGATACGGCTCCCGATCTCTTCCGCCCTCATTGCGACCTCCTTGAACTTTATTTTTACGAAGTTTTCGTAAGTGTGAAACTAAGTCCCAAGCGGAGTAATGTCAACCCTGAGAGGAAGACACGTGAATGTAGAACTGAGCGGTGAGGGGCGGCGCTTCGTCGGCGCCGACCTTGGCGGATCACGGACTCGAGTCGTCGTTATGGATGCCGCAGGCCTCGTGATCCATCGGGCCGAGGGCGAGGGTGTGAACTGGCTCACGACCGCGAGATCCGGTGTGCCCGAGAACATCGAGCGCGTGTTCGCTCGCGCCTTGGACGGACAGGGGAGACGAGTTGCGGCAACAGTGATCGGCGTTGCTGGGGTGCTTCCGTTCGAAGAGCCGCCGACCAGGGCTTTTCGTCAGATGTTGCTTGCCCTCGACGTCACTCACGATCCCGTAGTCATGAACGATCTCGAACTGTTGTTCCGATCCTTCGCCGGCTGGCGATCGGGGCTGGCGCAGGTCGCCGGGACCGGCACTATCGCGGCGCGATTCTCTGAATCCTTCCTGACGCGGACCGTCGACGGGTACGGTCCAACCCTGGGCGATTCTGGGTCGGGGTA includes the following:
- a CDS encoding MurR/RpiR family transcriptional regulator, producing MRAEEIGSRISLRIRAIMPRLSDASLAIAQQILDDPVLALNSSGAELAALAGVSKASVSRFSQELGVKGFATLKLALAAEYGSNETAWTRDLGLEIQPGDSAATVAQIVMGTDVLALEQTAEQLSITSLSDVAQVMTGAKRINVYGAGGSATVAQELQFRLHRIGRPCWAFADTHAALMSASILEPGDVFLGISRSGRTTEVVDTLTAAKNRGATTVALTGFPGSPLAQRADLVLTTHVEGGQSRHGSLAVRHAQLFVADLLYSLIAQRTVATSAALLAQSAEALVSRRSSPSTKKSERSPASS
- a CDS encoding N-acetylglucosamine kinase, with product MNVELSGEGRRFVGADLGGSRTRVVVMDAAGLVIHRAEGEGVNWLTTARSGVPENIERVFARALDGQGRRVAATVIGVAGVLPFEEPPTRAFRQMLLALDVTHDPVVMNDLELLFRSFAGWRSGLAQVAGTGTIAARFSESFLTRTVDGYGPTLGDSGSGYWLGREALRLALREVDGRAPRSGLSQIVLHHLTSLGLIPSSEVCPDHVWGIVNAIDSGPRSVVADLARVVIEAAARLPEAMSLVAGAAAELTGSLSALDPQPHESLVLGGSLLTHDNPLSAAVMSWADQQQLEVTVGRDVALAAAELAAAEIPSRDG